The Candidatus Hoaglandella endobia DNA window GTATAAGTAGTATTCATATATGAGAGATCTGAGAGATCATCCCCGGCTTAGTTTTGTAAGCTTCATTCTTTGTCATCCCTTGAATCCTCGCTATTCATCCCCATAATACCCGAACTAGCGAGAAGCATGCTGAACCATGGAGAAAACTCATAATGAGTAGTAAAGAACAGAATACCCCTGGCGAGCAAGTCGCACAACAGATTGAAATAAAACAAGAACAGCAAGTAGAAGCGGCGCCTGAGACAGTAGAAGTTGTTGATCCGCGAGATAAGCGGATTGCTGAATTAGAAACAACACTAACCCAGATACAGCAGCGCGAGCGCGATAATTTATTGCGTGCCAAGGCAGAAATGGAAAACATACGCCGCCGCAGTGAGCAGGACATCGAAAAAGCGCATAAATTTGCGCTAGAACGTTTTGTTGGCGAACTTTTGCCGGTGATTGATAATTTAGAACGCGCCCTTGACATGTCGGATAAGTCTAATACAGAGTCAACTATCGAGGGCATTGAGCTGACGCTTAAATCATTACTAGATGCGGTGCGCAAATTCGGTCTTGATATAGTTAGCGATACTGATGTGCCGTTTAACCCTGAAGTACATCAAGCCATGACAATGCTAGAATCCGACAAGTATAAAGCTAATCAGGTGATGATGGTGATGCAAAAAGGCTATATCCTCAATGGTAGACTTGTTCGCCCTGCGATGGTAGCAGTATCGAAAGCTAAATCCAGTGCCCAGCCGCAACGTTGCGGCGAAAAATAAGCGCGCTAGCAGCTGTTTATAAAACAGAAGCGCGTTACTGCTGTACTGAATTTTTTATATTTATATTATATAAAGGAAATCTAGAACTAGAAAGAGCTAAACTAGCTATGCTTATTTGCGGCCGCTGGTAAAGTTGGTGACCAGACTATCGGCTGTTGACCTTGTTGCACTAACAGCTCATTAGTTTTGGAAAAATGATGACAGCCGAAGAAGCCGCGATGCGCCGATAAAGGGGAAGGGTGAAATGTTTTAAGCACATGATGACGCTTATGATCGATAATTGCACTTGTTTTTTGGGCATGGGATCCCCAAAGTAAAAATATGATCCCCGCGCGATAGGTGTTTAGTACGTTAATGACTTTAACGGTAAACTTTTGCCAACCTAAACTCGCATGAGAATGCGCTTTACCAGCCTCTACCGTAAGTACGGTATTAAGCAACATGATCCCTTGCAACGCCCAACTTTTTAGGTAACCATGGTTAGGCATAACAAAGCTAGGAATATCGCCGGCTAGCTCTTTATAGATATTCATCAGCGATGGTGGGGTAGGAACTCCTGGTTTTACGGAAAAAGATAAACCGTGGGCCTGATTAGGACCATAATATGGATCTTGACCTAGGATTACAACTTTTACCTCGCCAAGTTCGGT harbors:
- the grpE gene encoding nucleotide exchange factor GrpE; amino-acid sequence: MSSKEQNTPGEQVAQQIEIKQEQQVEAAPETVEVVDPRDKRIAELETTLTQIQQRERDNLLRAKAEMENIRRRSEQDIEKAHKFALERFVGELLPVIDNLERALDMSDKSNTESTIEGIELTLKSLLDAVRKFGLDIVSDTDVPFNPEVHQAMTMLESDKYKANQVMMVMQKGYILNGRLVRPAMVAVSKAKSSAQPQRCGEK
- the ung gene encoding uracil-DNA glycosylase, translated to MTPMLTWRDALAQEKTLPYFQQTLAFVARERAAGVTIYPPSKDVFNAFRFTELGEVKVVILGQDPYYGPNQAHGLSFSVKPGVPTPPSLMNIYKELAGDIPSFVMPNHGYLKSWALQGIMLLNTVLTVEAGKAHSHASLGWQKFTVKVINVLNTYRAGIIFLLWGSHAQKTSAIIDHKRHHVLKTFHPSPLSAHRGFFGCHHFSKTNELLVQQGQQPIVWSPTLPAAANKHS